A genome region from Pseudomonas sp. N3-W includes the following:
- a CDS encoding DUF2333 family protein, producing MLDWKNRAGSAPERAAEPKSATRGYFRGLLFSRALATLIGLYLLVTIGLGWYWSQEPALFPVQQNAQMAAEKEGKQMVVGYTTVETLKTVASTLLNKPGGYISNDRFPPGLWLDNMPSWEYGVLVQVRDMTRALRKDFTRSQSQSAEDADLAKAEPRFNFDNKSWVLPSSESEYQEGINSLSRYQARLSDPSQKNALFYARADNLNNWLGDVGTRLGSLSQRLSASVGRVKLNTALKTEVVAPGQVPVVDEEIVETPWLQIDNVFYEARGQAWALSHLLRAIEVDFADVLAKKNATVSVRQIIRELEASQAPVWSPMILNGSGFGILANHSLVMANYISRANAAVIDLRQLLNQG from the coding sequence ATGCTGGACTGGAAAAACCGCGCGGGCAGCGCGCCTGAACGTGCCGCTGAACCGAAATCGGCCACCCGCGGTTATTTCCGTGGCCTGCTGTTCAGCCGGGCGCTGGCCACGCTGATCGGCCTCTATCTGTTGGTGACGATTGGCCTGGGCTGGTACTGGAGCCAGGAGCCGGCATTGTTCCCGGTTCAGCAAAATGCGCAGATGGCGGCCGAGAAAGAAGGCAAGCAGATGGTGGTTGGCTACACCACGGTGGAAACCCTCAAGACCGTGGCCAGTACCTTGCTTAACAAGCCAGGCGGTTACATTTCCAACGACCGTTTCCCGCCGGGTCTGTGGCTGGACAACATGCCGAGCTGGGAATACGGCGTGCTGGTTCAGGTCCGTGACATGACCCGCGCCTTGCGCAAGGACTTCACCCGCTCGCAGTCGCAGTCGGCCGAAGACGCCGACCTGGCCAAGGCCGAGCCGCGCTTCAACTTCGATAACAAGAGCTGGGTCCTGCCATCCAGCGAATCGGAATATCAGGAAGGCATCAACTCCCTGAGTCGCTATCAGGCACGCCTGTCCGACCCATCGCAGAAAAATGCGCTGTTCTACGCGCGCGCCGACAACCTGAACAACTGGCTGGGCGATGTCGGCACCCGCCTGGGTTCGCTGTCGCAACGGCTGTCGGCCAGTGTTGGCCGGGTCAAGCTCAACACTGCATTGAAAACCGAAGTCGTCGCACCCGGCCAGGTGCCGGTGGTCGATGAAGAAATCGTGGAAACCCCGTGGCTGCAAATCGATAACGTGTTCTACGAGGCGCGCGGTCAGGCTTGGGCGCTGTCACACCTGTTACGTGCCATCGAAGTCGACTTTGCCGACGTACTGGCCAAGAAAAACGCCACGGTCAGCGTGCGGCAGATCATCCGTGAGCTGGAGGCTTCGCAAGCACCGGTCTGGAGCCCGATGATCCTCAACGGCAGCGGCTTCGGGATTCTGGCCAACCATTCGCTGGTCATGGCCAACTACATTTCCCGGGCCAACGCCGCAGTGATCGATCTGCGTCAACTGCTCAATCAGGGCTGA
- a CDS encoding NUDIX hydrolase: MVDNAKEAAHRAASDAEQIAWVDEQDNLLGALVRSDLRERGLIGRGTYIMLFNSAGELCVHRRTLSKAIYPGYWDVAAGGMVLSTETYAESAARELEEELGVSGVELTAHDHFFFEDTGNRLWCSAFSAVWDGPLVLQPEEVLEARFMPIDQVMREIGQKPYCPDSLAALRRYLNAQQTGVAKKA; this comes from the coding sequence ATGGTCGATAACGCCAAAGAGGCTGCCCACCGTGCGGCCTCGGATGCTGAACAGATCGCCTGGGTCGACGAGCAGGACAACCTGCTCGGTGCCCTGGTGCGTTCCGATCTGCGCGAACGCGGGCTGATCGGGCGCGGCACCTACATCATGTTGTTCAATTCGGCCGGTGAGCTGTGCGTACACCGGCGTACCCTGAGCAAAGCCATTTACCCCGGTTACTGGGATGTTGCGGCGGGAGGCATGGTGCTCTCCACCGAAACCTATGCCGAGTCGGCGGCCCGTGAGCTGGAGGAAGAACTGGGCGTGAGCGGTGTCGAGTTGACCGCCCACGACCACTTTTTCTTTGAAGACACCGGCAATCGCCTCTGGTGTTCAGCGTTTTCGGCGGTGTGGGACGGTCCATTGGTCCTGCAACCGGAAGAAGTGCTTGAAGCGCGCTTTATGCCCATCGATCAGGTCATGCGTGAAATCGGGCAAAAGCCCTACTGTCCGGACTCTCTGGCCGCATTGAGGCGTTATCTGAACGCTCAGCAAACCGGCGTCGCAAAGAAGGCATAA